The following coding sequences lie in one Pelecanus crispus isolate bPelCri1 chromosome 27, bPelCri1.pri, whole genome shotgun sequence genomic window:
- the NACC1 gene encoding LOW QUALITY PROTEIN: nucleus accumbens-associated protein 1 (The sequence of the model RefSeq protein was modified relative to this genomic sequence to represent the inferred CDS: inserted 2 bases in 1 codon), with translation MAQTLQMEIPNFGNSILECLNEQRLQGLYCDVSVVVKGHAFKAHRAVLAASSSYFRDLFNSSKSAVVELPAAVQPQSFQQILSFCYTGRLSMNVGDQFLLMYTAGFLQIQEIMEKGTEFFLKVSSPSCDSQGLHGEEAPSSEPQSPVAQTSGWPSGAAALPLVSRVKTEQGEPDGVQCTFVVKRLWDGGPKDGAAGGNGSRKMAKFSAPEPGRQPQPPAPAAAAGPAPAAAAAAAAAAAPGPSAADQTSPGGTSSAYTSDSPGSFHNEEDEEEDGGEEGSDEQYRQICNMYTMYSMMNVGQAAAEKVEALPDQATSESRNRVRVRQDLASLPAELINQIGNRCHPKLYDEGDPAEKLELVTGTNVYITRAQLMNCHVSAGTRHKVLLRRLLASFFDRNTLANSCGTGIRSSTNDPSRKPLDSRVLHAVKFYCQNFAPNFKESEMNAIAADMCTNARRVVRKSWIPKLKLLMXRGDSYTSFINDTGKLEPDIMGPEPAFEAGGHEGEAGAPGEGLQ, from the exons ATGGCTCAGACGCTGCAGATGGAGATCCCCAACTTCGGGAACAGCATCCTGGAGTGCCTGAACGAGCAGCGGCTGCAGGGGCTGTACTGCGACGTCTCGGTGGTGGTGAAGGGCCACGCGTTCAAGGCACACCGGGCCGTGCTGGCCGCCAGCAGCTCCTACTTCCGGGACCTTTTCAACAGCAGCAAGAGCGCGGTGGTGGAGCTGCCAGCTGCCGTTCAGCCCCAGTCCTTCCAGCAGATCCTCAGCTTCTGCTACACGGGGCGGCTCAGCATGAACGTGGGCGACCAGTTCCTGCTGATGTACACCGCTGGCTTCCTGCAGATCCAGGAGATCATGGAGAAGGGGACTGAGTTCTTCCTCAAGGTCAGCTCGCCTAGCTGCGACTCGCAGGGGCTGCACGGCGAGGAGGCACCTTCCTCCGAGCCCCAGAGCCCCGTGGCCCAGACCTCGGGGTGGCCCTCGGGCGCCGCCGCCCTGCCCCTGGTCTCGCGGGTGAAGACGGAGCAGGGCGAGCCCGACGGGGTGCAGTGCACCTTCGTGGTCAAGCGCCTCTGGGACGGCGGCCCCAAGGACGGCGCTGCCGGCGGCAACGGCAGCCGCAAGATGGCCAAGTTCTCGGCGCCTGAGCCAGGCCgccagccgcagccccccgccccggcggcggcggcggggccggccccggcagcggcggcagcggcggcggcggcagcagcgcccGGTCCCAGCGCCGCCGACCAGACCAGCCCCGGGGGCACGTCCAGCGCCTACACGAGCGACAGCCCCGGCTCCTTCCACAacgaggaggacgaggaggaggacggGGGCGAGGAAGGCTCCGACGAGCAGTACCGCCAGATCTGCAACATGTACACCATGTACAGCATGATGAATGTAGGGCAGGCAG ccgCGGAGAAGGTGGAGGCGCTGCCAGACCAGGCCACTTCGGAGTCGCGCAACCGGGTGCGGGTGCGGCAGGACCTGGCCTCGCTGCCGGCCGAGCTCATCAACCAGATCGGGAACCGCTGCCACCCCAAGCTCTACGACGAGGGGGACCCCGCCGAGAAGCTGGAGCTCGTCACAG GCACCAACGTCTACATCACGCGGGCGCAGCTGATGAACTGCCACGTCAGCGCGGGGACGCGGCACAAAGTCCTCCTCCGGCGGCTCCTGGCGTCCTTCTTCGACCG CAACACCCTGGCCAACAGCTGCGGCACAGGCATCCGCTCGTCCACCAACGACCCCAGCCGGAAGCCGCTGGACAGCCGGGTCCTGCACGCCGTCAAGT tttactGCCAGAACTTTGCGCCCAACTTCAAGGAGAGCGAGATGAACGCCATCGCGGCCGACATGTGCACCAACGCCCGGCGCGTGGTGCGCAAGAGCTGGATCCCCAAGCTGAAGCTGCTGAT CCGAGGCGACTCCTACACCTCCTTCATCAACGACACCGGCAAGCTGGAGCCCGACATCATGGGCCCCGAGCCGGCCTTTGAGGCCGGCGGCCACGAGGGCGAGGCGGGCGCCCCGGGGGAGGGCCTGCAGtga